A section of the Pseudanabaena mucicola str. Chao 1806 genome encodes:
- a CDS encoding DUF3386 domain-containing protein, with product MVTTVSDSKFKTQARDIFQAAYENRYTWDSKFPGLTANVSVAIDGLVRTGKARINGDLTVEVSMDEPQLVERTSRTPSGEEKTVSVDEGQEWLYNQLRDVVTHRKRKTFEEAHGKSSFSMGETDDSGAVEILVTGDSMGSNYKVRGNEISMVSRVMGRIGFVINHLGHLDTGEGYISSLYTAVFRNPMNDEIVRQARFEDTYEKVGSYYVMTKQVVQSNEQGKTKNYEIIFSDIQLLG from the coding sequence ATGGTTACAACAGTCTCAGATTCTAAATTCAAAACTCAGGCTCGCGATATATTTCAGGCAGCCTATGAAAACCGATATACTTGGGATAGTAAATTCCCTGGACTAACTGCTAATGTATCGGTAGCGATCGATGGCTTGGTTCGTACGGGGAAAGCTCGCATCAATGGCGATCTCACAGTGGAAGTGAGCATGGATGAACCACAATTAGTTGAGCGTACCAGTCGCACCCCTAGTGGCGAAGAAAAGACCGTATCCGTTGATGAAGGTCAAGAGTGGCTTTATAACCAATTGCGGGATGTCGTCACCCATCGCAAACGTAAAACCTTTGAAGAAGCCCATGGCAAATCCAGCTTTTCCATGGGTGAAACTGATGATTCAGGGGCAGTGGAAATTCTGGTAACAGGTGACTCGATGGGATCGAATTACAAAGTACGTGGTAATGAGATCTCGATGGTGAGCCGTGTGATGGGCAGAATTGGCTTTGTGATTAATCACCTTGGTCATTTAGATACGGGTGAAGGCTACATTTCCTCACTTTATACCGCAGTATTCCGTAATCCCATGAATGATGAGATCGTGCGTCAAGCCCGCTTTGAAGATACTTATGAAAAAGTGGGCAGTTACTATGTGATGACTAAGCAGGTCGTCCAATCTAACGAGCAAGGCAAAACCAAGAACTACGAAATCATCTTTAGTGATATTCAGCTATTAGGCTAG